In the Flavobacterium acetivorans genome, one interval contains:
- a CDS encoding head GIN domain-containing protein, giving the protein MLKIISIITKFILVALTALLFASCNHSVNFKSIKGSGTVTTEKRAVHGEFKSVEVSNAIDLVIEQSDKKEVIVEADDNLQQSITTKVENGVLIIGCDYNSFVNIESKKVIVRMPVIEELSASSASSVSSINTLKGENINLRTSSASSMNLSIKADYISTKSSSGSTISISGLALNLKAIASSGSEINAADLLVNDVEAKSSSGASIRLHPIVSLNARASSGSSISYNTIPKSIEKRSSSGGSISHN; this is encoded by the coding sequence ATGTTAAAAATCATCTCAATCATCACAAAATTTATTCTGGTTGCCTTAACAGCCTTACTATTTGCATCCTGTAACCATTCTGTAAACTTTAAATCGATAAAAGGAAGCGGAACTGTAACTACCGAAAAAAGAGCCGTACATGGCGAATTTAAAAGTGTCGAAGTAAGCAACGCTATTGACCTTGTTATTGAACAATCAGACAAAAAGGAAGTTATTGTGGAGGCTGATGATAATTTACAACAAAGCATTACTACAAAAGTGGAAAATGGTGTACTCATTATCGGATGTGATTACAATTCATTTGTCAATATTGAATCCAAAAAAGTGATCGTGAGGATGCCTGTTATTGAAGAATTGAGTGCTTCAAGCGCTTCCTCTGTAAGCAGCATCAATACACTAAAAGGAGAAAACATCAACCTTAGAACATCAAGTGCCTCTAGTATGAATCTAAGCATAAAAGCAGACTACATTAGCACAAAATCAAGCAGCGGAAGCACGATTAGCATTTCTGGTTTGGCACTGAATCTTAAAGCCATCGCTTCTAGCGGAAGTGAAATCAACGCAGCAGACTTATTAGTAAATGATGTAGAAGCAAAATCATCCAGTGGTGCTTCCATTCGATTGCATCCTATTGTCAGTTTAAACGCCAGAGCCTCTAGCGGAAGTAGTATTTCCTATAACACAATTCCTAAATCAATCGAAAAAAGATCGAGTTCAGGAGGAAGTATCTCACACAATTAA